Proteins from a single region of Pseudomonadota bacterium:
- a CDS encoding VCBS repeat-containing protein: MTANRIASIALLGSVLASAGALAVPAIDSVSPTAQRVHERIVLRGSGFGTYQPGVSQVTFTAAGGGAVTAGGVPYVWRDDYISIRVPAGGTNGPVSLGGVQVSVTMADGTSAPVAAEIISAGGATFDLFEKTRLDDDFDVSGFLGDGNFNTARTKDADVADINGDGYPDIIDNNSNNQGNGTHEVLRINRLGLFFTPINFEPVNAADTDGPFVTTVLPGGNFVGDAVSYDADFIDLNNDDLPDWVQAASQANTFVRVVMNNFNGVPGRFVEDSNNWFPNPDFPSGSPDDIGHWDVNFDGFVDVLAAFRFSTRGQVYINGGGTTFSNTITASAPSGSMHDAFFTDFNDDGFPDVVLVNESGDAALFRHNGQLPVPNFVFNGFLDATGFAGSAGDFNADGLDDIIIVGSFSSVVFINNPLAPGNFTRRVLPGAEQFTYDVELADIDLDGDIDAIGTSVVTNPNDNIRVWVNDGTGNFTNATDPGTGVVFPDNGAYQRMSADVIDMDLDGDLDIYITGADGTGVFGFGAVANQFWENRSLGLSLNPTGNCPGIVNFDGTGATPGARVILLRSDGLRPRVLPAASPCPGLPLGLEGINVLNVFTADGSGNFGGDLNVPAPNCGSFVQAVELASCRGTSVDSLP, translated from the coding sequence ATGACTGCTAATAGGATTGCTAGCATTGCGCTGCTCGGTAGCGTACTTGCTAGCGCGGGCGCTCTCGCCGTGCCCGCTATCGACAGCGTTTCACCCACGGCCCAGCGCGTGCATGAGCGCATCGTGCTGCGCGGCAGTGGGTTCGGCACCTACCAACCCGGCGTCAGCCAGGTCACCTTCACCGCGGCCGGCGGTGGTGCGGTGACCGCAGGCGGTGTGCCCTACGTCTGGCGCGACGACTACATCTCCATCCGCGTGCCGGCCGGCGGCACCAACGGCCCGGTCAGCCTCGGCGGCGTGCAGGTGAGCGTGACAATGGCAGACGGCACGTCCGCGCCCGTCGCGGCGGAGATTATCAGCGCGGGCGGCGCCACCTTCGACCTGTTCGAAAAGACCCGCCTGGACGATGACTTCGACGTCTCCGGTTTCTTGGGCGACGGCAACTTCAACACCGCGCGCACCAAGGATGCGGACGTCGCAGACATCAACGGCGACGGCTACCCCGACATCATCGACAACAACTCCAACAACCAGGGCAATGGCACCCACGAGGTGCTGCGCATCAACCGCCTGGGCCTTTTCTTCACGCCGATCAACTTCGAACCGGTGAATGCCGCCGACACGGACGGTCCTTTCGTAACCACCGTGCTGCCTGGCGGTAACTTCGTTGGCGACGCGGTCTCCTACGACGCTGACTTCATCGACCTCAACAACGACGACCTGCCCGACTGGGTGCAGGCCGCAAGCCAAGCGAACACCTTTGTGCGCGTGGTGATGAACAACTTCAACGGCGTGCCGGGCCGTTTCGTCGAGGACTCGAACAACTGGTTCCCCAACCCCGACTTCCCGAGCGGGTCGCCCGATGATATCGGTCACTGGGACGTAAACTTCGACGGCTTCGTCGACGTGCTCGCGGCCTTTCGCTTCAGCACCCGTGGCCAGGTTTACATCAACGGCGGCGGCACGACTTTCAGCAATACGATTACCGCCAGTGCGCCGAGTGGCTCCATGCACGACGCGTTCTTCACGGACTTCAATGACGACGGCTTCCCGGACGTGGTGCTGGTGAACGAGAGCGGTGATGCCGCCCTGTTCCGCCACAATGGTCAGCTGCCCGTGCCCAACTTCGTATTCAACGGCTTCCTCGATGCCACGGGTTTCGCGGGCTCCGCCGGTGACTTCAATGCCGACGGTCTCGACGACATCATCATCGTCGGCTCCTTCAGCTCGGTCGTGTTCATCAACAACCCGCTCGCCCCAGGCAACTTTACCCGTCGCGTGCTGCCCGGCGCCGAGCAGTTCACCTACGACGTGGAGCTGGCGGACATCGACTTAGACGGCGACATAGACGCCATTGGCACCTCTGTGGTGACCAACCCCAACGACAACATCCGGGTCTGGGTGAACGACGGCACGGGTAACTTCACCAACGCGACGGACCCGGGCACGGGCGTGGTGTTCCCGGACAACGGCGCCTACCAGCGCATGTCCGCCGACGTGATCGACATGGACCTCGATGGGGACCTCGATATCTACATCACTGGCGCGGATGGTACTGGCGTGTTCGGCTTTGGCGCCGTGGCCAACCAGTTCTGGGAGAACCGCTCCCTCGGCCTGTCCCTGAATCCGACCGGTAACTGCCCGGGCATCGTCAACTTCGACGGCACCGGTGCCACGCCGGGCGCGCGCGTGATCCTGCTGCGCAGCGATGGCCTGCGCCCCCGCGTGTTGCCGGCGGCTAGCCCCTGTCCCGGGCTGCCCTTGGGGCTGGAGGGCATCAACGTGCTGAACGTTTTCACCGCGGATGGGAGCGGCAACTTCGGCGGCGACCTCAACGTGCCGGCGCCGAACTGCGGCAGCTTCGTGCAGGCGGTGGAGCTCGCCTCTTGCCGTGGTACCAGCGTGGACTCTCTGCCCTAG
- a CDS encoding CRTAC1 family protein, whose protein sequence is MNTTTRWCVAAAATLAFGGPHASERVQFSDASASSGLTSFQHFSYGFGGDGLAGAAWFDYNNDGLLDLYLTNGKDATGEVAGRVGFDNALFENQGDGTFLNVAAVKGVTSGAGDSGAIAADIDNDGDQDLFLTGDGGMLGEDPLTGIQTVDTGVRLYINQGAPDYAFVEADNEAVGLTGFETTMSAAFGDIDSDGRLDLFVTASGTRGIGCSPPNGCFDDDPTIQLHKSRLYLNRSADGEIRFRDITDASIIGDTQYGALATAFSDYDRDGRMDLFVVNGVLTTFGPTPVQLYHNRGIDAVGRTVLFDDITNEVGLEAQSAWMCIAGADFDGDLGIDWFITNTGNSQRPHALYHWSQRQGRYNDVAELTQLNGPSPSPADYFGWGAVGEDFDLDGRADLFFGGSPPPLEGTGPNNPGVLLMNDPPTPLFVDYTADTTVDMSDWYTSGVAAADYDNDGRVDILVATDSWDGDGRSAQLTGTPVLLRNETVNDNAWITLRLQGNGIDTNRDAVGARVLLIVGEPPNRTIQVREIYAGSSFLSMDSPWMTFGLGDIEPGTRILAAIDWPNGPQTAGNIWDVRGPLTPNQIVDIVQD, encoded by the coding sequence ATGAATACAACGACACGGTGGTGCGTTGCCGCGGCAGCGACACTCGCCTTTGGAGGGCCCCACGCGAGCGAGCGCGTGCAGTTCTCCGACGCCTCGGCGAGCTCCGGGCTCACCAGTTTTCAACACTTCTCCTACGGCTTCGGCGGCGACGGCCTCGCCGGTGCCGCATGGTTCGACTACAACAACGACGGTCTGCTCGACCTCTATCTCACCAACGGCAAGGACGCGACGGGCGAGGTCGCGGGCCGGGTCGGCTTCGACAACGCGCTGTTCGAAAACCAGGGCGACGGCACGTTTCTCAATGTGGCCGCCGTCAAGGGCGTGACCTCCGGTGCTGGCGACTCCGGCGCCATCGCGGCGGACATCGACAACGATGGCGATCAGGATCTGTTCCTTACGGGCGATGGCGGCATGCTCGGCGAAGATCCGCTCACGGGTATCCAGACCGTCGACACGGGCGTGCGCCTATACATCAACCAAGGCGCGCCGGACTACGCCTTCGTCGAAGCGGACAACGAGGCAGTGGGCCTCACGGGCTTTGAAACCACGATGAGCGCAGCCTTCGGCGACATCGACAGCGACGGCCGGCTCGACCTCTTCGTCACCGCCAGCGGCACCCGCGGCATCGGCTGCTCCCCGCCGAACGGCTGCTTCGATGACGACCCCACGATCCAGCTGCACAAGAGTCGTCTGTACCTCAACCGCTCGGCCGACGGCGAGATCCGCTTCCGCGACATCACCGACGCCTCCATCATCGGCGACACCCAATACGGTGCCCTGGCCACCGCCTTCTCCGACTACGATCGCGACGGCCGCATGGACCTGTTCGTGGTCAACGGCGTGCTCACGACCTTCGGACCAACGCCGGTGCAGCTGTACCACAATCGCGGCATCGACGCGGTGGGCCGCACGGTGCTGTTCGACGACATCACCAACGAGGTGGGCCTGGAAGCGCAAAGCGCGTGGATGTGCATCGCGGGCGCCGACTTCGATGGCGATCTCGGCATCGACTGGTTCATCACCAACACGGGCAACAGCCAGCGCCCCCACGCCCTCTACCACTGGTCCCAGCGCCAGGGACGCTACAACGACGTGGCGGAGCTCACGCAGCTGAACGGCCCCAGCCCTAGCCCGGCGGACTACTTCGGCTGGGGCGCCGTAGGCGAGGACTTCGACCTCGACGGGCGCGCGGACCTGTTCTTTGGCGGCAGCCCGCCGCCGCTCGAGGGAACGGGGCCAAACAACCCTGGCGTGCTGCTGATGAACGATCCGCCGACGCCGCTCTTCGTCGACTACACCGCGGACACCACCGTCGACATGTCCGACTGGTACACCTCGGGGGTCGCCGCGGCCGACTACGACAACGACGGCCGCGTGGACATCCTGGTCGCCACCGATAGCTGGGACGGCGACGGACGCTCTGCGCAGCTCACGGGCACGCCCGTGCTGCTACGCAACGAGACCGTCAACGACAACGCGTGGATCACCCTACGCCTGCAGGGCAACGGCATCGACACCAACCGCGATGCGGTCGGCGCGCGCGTGCTGCTGATCGTGGGTGAACCGCCGAACCGCACGATCCAGGTGCGGGAGATCTACGCAGGCTCGAGCTTCCTGTCGATGGACAGTCCCTGGATGACCTTCGGCCTCGGTGACATCGAGCCGGGCACGCGCATACTCGCCGCCATCGACTGGCCCAACGGGCCGCAGACCGCGGGCAACATCTGGGACGTGCGCGGGCCGCTCACACCGAATCAGATCGTGGATATCGTCCAGGACTGA